One stretch of Ignavibacteria bacterium DNA includes these proteins:
- a CDS encoding response regulator transcription factor, translating into MIKILVADDHVVVREGLIRIIDQTSDLKVVGEAESSIEVLQKIRSIKVDVLLLDLGMPGRGGLEVIKQIKIEYPDLPVLVFSMHPEDQYEVRVLKAGASGYLNKRTPPDQLLNAIRNAHSGKKFLSPIMNEKLATNLRAKPTELPHELLSDREFEVLCFLAAGKRIIDIAQQLGLSSKTITSHRERILKKMKLKTNADLTRYCIEKKISIYS; encoded by the coding sequence TTGATTAAAATTCTTGTTGCAGATGATCATGTTGTAGTTCGTGAAGGTTTGATAAGAATAATTGATCAGACTTCAGACCTGAAAGTTGTTGGTGAAGCGGAATCTTCAATTGAAGTACTTCAAAAAATCCGTTCGATAAAGGTTGATGTATTATTGCTCGACCTCGGGATGCCTGGCAGAGGTGGATTAGAAGTAATTAAACAAATTAAAATTGAGTACCCAGATTTACCAGTTCTTGTATTCAGTATGCATCCGGAAGACCAATATGAAGTCCGCGTTTTGAAAGCAGGTGCTTCGGGTTATTTAAACAAACGAACTCCACCCGATCAATTACTAAATGCAATTCGAAACGCACATTCAGGAAAAAAATTTTTAAGTCCTATCATGAATGAAAAATTGGCAACTAATCTTCGTGCCAAGCCGACTGAATTACCGCATGAACTCCTTAGTGATCGTGAATTTGAAGTCTTGTGTTTCCTCGCCGCAGGAAAACGGATAATAGACATTGCCCAACAATTGGGATTGAGTTCGAAGACAATTACAAGTCATCGTGAAAGAATTTTGAAAAAAATGAAATTGAAAACGAATGCCGACCTAACTCGATACTGCATAGAAAAAAAGATAAGCATTTATTCATAA
- the lysA gene encoding diaminopimelate decarboxylase, whose protein sequence is MQFENYSYKNNKLFCEKVSLNSIAAEVGTPFYVYSKKSCVDRYNEFRNSFNLLDYKIFFAVKSNSNLSLMKLFYSLGAGLDVNSGGELFRALKIGADPKDLLFTGVGKTEDEIMMGLRHEIFLFKAESVQEMELMNRLAISENKKARIAIRINPNVDPKTHPYITTGLYESKFGIDENAAIEAFKFAVNLSNIEVIGIDMHLGSQITELSVYQDAIKIVNKLIQKLRETGIHLTHFDIGGGLGVQYNSEYSPSAKEFADAIYPLLKESNCKIFMEPGRYLTADSGALVSKVLFTKEHREKNFLIIDAAVNDLLRPALYRAYHHILPVEQSNSEPIIYDVVGPVCETGDFLALDRSLQKLNRGDLISIMSCGAYGSVMSSNYNSRRRVPEVIVDNDKFFVTRVRETYDDLIGREHIIDELIH, encoded by the coding sequence ATGCAGTTCGAAAATTACTCATATAAAAATAATAAGTTATTTTGTGAAAAAGTAAGTTTAAATTCAATCGCAGCGGAAGTCGGTACGCCATTTTACGTTTACAGCAAAAAGTCGTGTGTTGACCGATATAATGAGTTTAGAAATTCATTCAACCTTTTGGATTATAAAATATTTTTTGCCGTTAAATCGAATTCCAATCTCTCACTAATGAAACTTTTTTACAGCTTGGGTGCAGGCTTGGATGTGAACTCGGGCGGAGAGTTATTTCGCGCCTTGAAGATCGGAGCCGATCCGAAAGATTTGCTATTTACTGGAGTTGGTAAAACCGAAGATGAAATTATGATGGGATTGCGACACGAAATTTTCTTGTTTAAAGCCGAATCCGTCCAGGAGATGGAATTGATGAACAGACTCGCTATTTCGGAAAATAAGAAAGCACGAATTGCAATTCGAATAAATCCAAACGTCGATCCGAAAACTCATCCGTACATCACCACCGGACTTTATGAGAGCAAATTCGGCATTGATGAAAATGCCGCTATTGAAGCTTTTAAGTTTGCAGTTAATCTATCAAATATTGAAGTTATTGGGATCGATATGCATCTGGGTTCTCAAATCACCGAACTATCTGTCTACCAAGATGCGATAAAAATAGTGAATAAACTGATCCAAAAGCTTCGTGAAACCGGAATTCATTTGACTCACTTTGACATTGGCGGAGGACTTGGTGTGCAATACAACTCAGAATATTCTCCTTCAGCTAAAGAGTTTGCCGATGCAATCTATCCCTTACTTAAAGAATCGAACTGCAAAATTTTCATGGAGCCGGGAAGATATTTGACCGCCGATTCGGGTGCATTAGTTTCGAAAGTTTTATTTACAAAAGAACACCGGGAAAAAAATTTTTTGATCATTGATGCGGCAGTAAATGATTTGCTCCGGCCTGCACTTTACCGTGCATATCATCATATTCTGCCTGTTGAACAATCGAATTCGGAACCAATTATTTACGATGTGGTCGGACCCGTTTGCGAAACCGGAGATTTTCTCGCTTTGGATCGTTCTCTTCAGAAGCTGAACCGAGGTGATTTGATTTCAATTATGTCGTGCGGAGCTTATGGTTCGGTGATGTCTTCAAATTATAATTCAAGAAGACGAGTGCCTGAAGTTATCGTCGACAATGATAAATTTTTTGTCACTAGAGTGAGAGAAACCTATGACGACCTTATCGGCAGAGAACATATTATCGATGAATTAATTCACTAA
- a CDS encoding thioredoxin family protein, with translation MFKYLLSVFLAFQLTNCAVGDEKNENVTSEEILKVENFTLADVSGNYHSLEEFKDSKAIVLMFIATQCPISNDYNERMVKISADFSAKGISFIGINSNKQESVDEIREHNEKNNFNFLVLKDANNVIADKLQATVTPEIYVLNSDFEILYHGRIDDSRRANEIKSNDLINALENVLSGKEVEVKKTKAFGCTIKRISK, from the coding sequence ATGTTTAAATACCTTCTGTCAGTATTTCTAGCATTTCAATTAACAAACTGTGCTGTCGGAGACGAAAAGAATGAGAATGTTACATCCGAGGAAATCTTAAAAGTCGAAAACTTCACGCTCGCCGATGTGAGCGGAAATTATCACTCATTAGAAGAATTCAAGGATTCGAAAGCAATTGTATTGATGTTCATTGCAACTCAATGCCCTATATCAAACGACTACAACGAACGGATGGTCAAGATTTCGGCGGATTTTTCAGCCAAAGGGATTTCATTCATCGGAATAAATTCAAACAAGCAGGAGTCGGTAGATGAAATCCGCGAGCATAACGAGAAGAATAATTTTAACTTTTTGGTTCTTAAAGATGCAAACAATGTCATCGCCGACAAACTACAAGCAACAGTTACTCCGGAAATATACGTCTTGAATTCGGATTTCGAAATTCTCTATCACGGAAGAATTGATGACTCCCGCCGGGCCAACGAAATAAAAAGCAACGATTTAATAAATGCTCTTGAAAATGTTCTCTCCGGAAAAGAAGTTGAAGTGAAAAAGACAAAAGCTTTCGGTTGTACAATAAAAAGGATCTCAAAATGA
- a CDS encoding TlpA family protein disulfide reductase: MKIVNMILFFAFTIAVNFGFSAGIKSDTNSDYKVEKINQSSLEKIIKNRDGKVLFLNVWATWCAPCKEEFPDLVKLADKYKKSKVDFIGLSVDFPDEVDSKIIPFLKKNKANFKIYVNDFDDVEDLINFINKKWNGAIPATFIFDKTGKQQKYILGMRDFDEFNKELSEVLNYKSK; this comes from the coding sequence ATGAAAATTGTAAATATGATTTTATTTTTTGCATTTACGATTGCAGTGAATTTTGGATTTTCAGCAGGAATAAAATCGGATACAAATTCCGATTACAAAGTTGAAAAAATAAACCAAAGTTCACTCGAGAAAATCATTAAGAATCGGGATGGCAAAGTTTTATTTCTTAATGTTTGGGCAACTTGGTGTGCACCTTGCAAGGAAGAGTTTCCAGATCTAGTTAAACTGGCTGATAAATACAAAAAATCGAAAGTTGATTTCATTGGATTAAGTGTGGACTTTCCAGATGAAGTTGATTCAAAAATTATTCCATTCCTAAAAAAGAATAAGGCAAATTTTAAAATTTATGTAAATGACTTTGATGACGTCGAAGACTTAATAAACTTCATAAATAAAAAGTGGAACGGAGCCATTCCGGCAACTTTTATTTTTGATAAGACTGGAAAACAACAGAAATACATTCTTGGGATGAGGGATTTCGATGAATTCAACAAAGAGTTAAGTGAAGTACTAAATTACAAGTCCAAATGA
- a CDS encoding LD-carboxypeptidase encodes MKSSRRRFLKQVSVTAAGSSFIPISLKNAVAGDGIDITLPLLKPRRLQPKSKIGIIAPASFITQKELDEIIELLSSLGYEGVPAKNVLNKFGYLGGTDNDRVSDIHEMFSRNDINVILCARGGYGTPRILPYLDYKLIRKNPKIIIGYSDITSLLIAIFLKSRIVTFHGPVGISTFNDFSLKYFNEILVEGKEIVEMSSPNELPPHRNDFSSVKEVLKIIPGKVEGELIGGNLSLLITHLGTEFDFDLKDKILFIEEVGEEPYRIDRMLTQLINSGKLKECAGIALGVFSNCEQRRDNPSFETTFNLREVLIDRLSYLDIPAIYGLSFGHVKDKFTIPIGIRAMLNVDEAKLTLLEAAVS; translated from the coding sequence ATGAAATCAAGCCGAAGAAGATTCTTAAAACAAGTTTCAGTTACTGCCGCGGGATCTTCTTTCATCCCGATTTCTCTAAAAAATGCCGTTGCTGGTGATGGAATTGATATAACACTTCCTCTACTCAAACCGAGACGATTACAACCCAAAAGCAAAATTGGAATTATTGCACCCGCAAGTTTTATCACGCAAAAAGAATTAGACGAGATCATCGAACTGCTAAGCTCACTTGGATATGAAGGAGTTCCGGCAAAAAATGTATTGAATAAATTTGGTTATCTTGGTGGGACTGATAACGATCGAGTGAGCGATATTCATGAAATGTTTTCACGGAATGATATTAACGTAATTCTTTGTGCGCGAGGAGGGTACGGAACTCCGAGAATACTTCCCTACTTGGATTACAAGCTGATAAGAAAAAATCCAAAGATCATAATTGGATACAGCGACATTACTTCGCTTCTGATCGCAATATTTTTGAAATCAAGGATTGTAACTTTCCACGGTCCGGTTGGTATCTCGACTTTCAATGATTTCTCGCTGAAGTATTTCAATGAAATTCTTGTAGAGGGAAAAGAAATTGTTGAAATGTCTTCACCGAATGAACTTCCGCCTCATCGAAATGATTTTAGTTCGGTCAAAGAAGTACTCAAAATCATTCCCGGAAAAGTTGAAGGTGAGTTGATAGGAGGTAATCTTTCATTATTGATTACTCATTTGGGAACCGAGTTCGATTTCGATTTGAAGGACAAAATTCTATTCATTGAAGAAGTCGGTGAAGAGCCATATCGGATTGACAGAATGCTAACCCAACTAATTAACTCTGGAAAATTAAAAGAGTGTGCGGGAATTGCTTTGGGCGTTTTTTCAAACTGTGAACAGAGGAGAGATAATCCAAGTTTTGAAACAACATTCAACTTGCGTGAAGTTTTGATCGACAGATTAAGCTATTTGGACATTCCAGCCATTTACGGTTTATCGTTCGGACATGTAAAAGATAAATTTACAATCCCAATCGGTATCCGAGCTATGCTGAACGTTGATGAAGCAAAACTGACCTTGCTTGAGGCAGCGGTTTCATAA
- a CDS encoding type II toxin-antitoxin system VapC family toxin, protein MQLMNSLFVDTNVFLYALDQNSKFHDLSRRILESPNNNLFTASKNLSELFAVTTKYKFDHTIVNRFYFEMKKNITILFANFKSLSIFELLLEKYKPIGNRVFDIELVSIMLLNNINRIATLNHKDFEHIDEVSIIHSVE, encoded by the coding sequence ATGCAGCTTATGAATAGTCTCTTTGTGGACACGAATGTTTTCCTTTACGCTCTCGATCAAAATTCAAAATTTCATGATCTGTCGCGAAGAATTTTAGAAAGTCCAAATAACAATCTATTTACTGCAAGTAAAAACTTATCTGAATTATTTGCAGTGACTACTAAATACAAATTTGATCACACAATTGTAAATAGATTTTACTTTGAAATGAAAAAAAACATAACGATCCTTTTTGCCAATTTTAAAAGTCTTTCTATTTTTGAACTTCTATTAGAAAAATATAAACCTATCGGGAATCGTGTTTTCGACATCGAATTAGTTTCAATCATGCTTCTGAATAATATCAATCGGATCGCAACACTTAACCATAAAGATTTTGAGCATATAGATGAGGTCTCAATTATTCATTCAGTTGAATAA
- the priA gene encoding primosomal protein N', which yields MTVTPKFAEIVFPLPFEKSFHYKIPDELTDLAKIGVRAVAPFGKRILTGFIIGISDKLDVSVKELKAIEDILDTKPIFDDKLFKFSKWVGEYYFSSLGEVLKAAVPYGSDVESKKSIVADSEPIIDELEKLENKTSNYSKLLALLSSKKEFSINELKKKFKATGGKNLNYNLNKAEEKGLCTVFVEKQKPKVGIKTENLIELKKMSAEEFSTVLSAIEKRAPKQVDVLVTLFTAKDKSMFQKDLLEKTKASTQILKALIKKKLITSKEVEIKREYIESYDEEKKSLILTDEQQNAFNIINETIDGGQFKTFLLHGVTASGKTQVYLELINEALKKGKTAIYLVPEISLTPQVIRRIKNYFGEQVGVLHSRLSLGERFDEWRAIINQEYKIVVGPRSAIFAPLKNVGIIVVDEEHDHSYKQNESVPFYNARDAAVVRAAIENAVVILGSATPSMESYFNAQQKKYTMIELKKRIDDAILPSISFVNLIEEKKEERLYGVFSQTLIDRIKDKIEKKEKVILLQNRRGFATYIICPDCGYTETCKNCSVTMTYHFFRKEYICHYCGFSKKEVEACPTCGSLEIKYKGVGTQRVEDELDQLIPGLRIARMDFDTTSHKGSFSKILSEFAQGNYDVLLGTQMVAKGLDFPDVTMVGVISAEASLMFPDFRSAERTFQLLTQVAGRSGRSKLKGEVIIQTLKPENYVLQFVKNHDFSGFYLQELQERQAAFYPPFYKIALIEFRGFNLNQVRKNAIDFFKLIKYDKNIVTTLSPTPAAIAKLSNRYRYHIILKSKRTLDPSGIYLHKVVKSAEIEFLKKFRTTSVKLLIDIDPLSLI from the coding sequence ATAACAGTGACACCAAAATTTGCTGAAATAGTTTTCCCTCTCCCATTCGAAAAATCTTTTCATTATAAAATTCCGGATGAATTAACAGACCTTGCGAAAATTGGAGTGAGAGCAGTTGCACCATTTGGAAAAAGAATTCTTACTGGTTTCATAATCGGAATTTCTGATAAGCTTGATGTTAGTGTTAAAGAGTTGAAAGCTATTGAAGACATTCTCGACACAAAACCGATTTTCGATGATAAGCTGTTTAAGTTCTCAAAATGGGTTGGTGAATATTATTTCTCTTCACTCGGTGAAGTCTTAAAAGCGGCGGTACCGTATGGTTCGGATGTTGAAAGCAAAAAATCTATTGTTGCCGATTCAGAACCTATCATTGATGAATTAGAAAAACTTGAAAACAAGACTTCAAATTATTCGAAACTTCTCGCCCTTCTATCATCAAAAAAAGAATTTTCAATAAATGAACTCAAAAAGAAATTCAAAGCTACCGGCGGTAAGAACTTAAACTACAATCTCAATAAAGCAGAAGAAAAGGGACTGTGCACTGTTTTTGTCGAAAAGCAAAAACCGAAAGTCGGCATTAAGACAGAAAATTTAATTGAACTAAAGAAAATGTCAGCTGAAGAATTCTCGACAGTTCTTTCAGCAATTGAAAAACGCGCTCCGAAGCAAGTGGATGTTCTCGTTACTCTTTTCACAGCAAAAGATAAATCGATGTTTCAAAAAGATTTGCTCGAAAAGACAAAAGCTTCCACACAAATACTCAAAGCGCTGATTAAGAAAAAACTTATAACAAGTAAAGAAGTTGAAATTAAGCGTGAGTACATTGAAAGCTATGACGAAGAGAAAAAGAGTCTGATCCTAACCGATGAACAGCAAAATGCTTTTAATATTATAAATGAAACGATTGACGGCGGTCAATTCAAAACATTTCTTTTGCATGGAGTTACGGCAAGCGGGAAAACTCAAGTCTACCTTGAACTAATAAATGAAGCATTGAAAAAAGGCAAAACGGCAATTTATTTAGTTCCGGAAATTTCACTTACTCCTCAAGTCATACGAAGAATAAAAAATTATTTCGGCGAGCAGGTTGGCGTGCTTCACAGCCGTTTATCGCTCGGGGAAAGATTCGATGAATGGCGCGCGATCATCAACCAAGAATATAAAATCGTTGTTGGGCCGCGTTCTGCAATTTTCGCTCCGTTGAAAAATGTGGGAATAATAGTCGTAGACGAAGAGCATGATCATTCGTACAAACAGAACGAATCTGTTCCCTTTTATAATGCGAGAGATGCGGCAGTTGTACGAGCTGCGATTGAGAACGCAGTAGTAATTCTCGGCTCGGCTACTCCCTCGATGGAAAGCTATTTCAATGCACAGCAAAAAAAGTACACAATGATCGAACTGAAGAAGCGAATCGATGATGCAATCCTGCCCTCAATTTCTTTTGTAAATCTCATTGAAGAAAAAAAGGAAGAACGGCTGTACGGTGTTTTTTCGCAGACGTTGATCGACCGCATCAAAGATAAAATAGAAAAAAAAGAAAAAGTAATTCTCCTGCAGAACCGCAGAGGATTTGCTACTTACATCATCTGTCCCGATTGCGGTTACACAGAAACCTGCAAAAACTGTTCGGTCACGATGACATATCACTTTTTCAGAAAGGAATATATTTGTCATTACTGCGGCTTCTCGAAAAAAGAAGTGGAAGCTTGTCCGACTTGCGGCAGTCTTGAAATAAAATATAAAGGAGTCGGCACGCAACGTGTTGAAGATGAGCTTGATCAATTAATTCCCGGTTTGCGGATTGCTCGAATGGACTTCGATACAACTTCTCACAAAGGATCGTTCAGTAAAATACTTTCAGAGTTCGCTCAAGGAAATTACGACGTTTTGCTTGGAACTCAAATGGTTGCAAAAGGATTGGACTTCCCGGATGTAACTATGGTTGGAGTAATCTCTGCGGAAGCAAGCTTGATGTTCCCCGATTTTCGGTCGGCTGAAAGGACTTTTCAACTGCTGACTCAAGTTGCCGGTAGATCGGGACGAAGTAAACTTAAAGGTGAAGTTATAATCCAAACTCTCAAACCGGAAAATTACGTTTTGCAATTTGTAAAAAACCACGACTTCAGCGGCTTCTATCTCCAGGAGCTGCAGGAACGCCAAGCAGCTTTTTATCCTCCGTTTTATAAAATTGCTTTGATCGAATTTCGAGGGTTTAATCTTAATCAAGTAAGAAAAAACGCAATCGACTTTTTCAAGCTTATAAAATATGATAAGAACATAGTAACTACATTAAGCCCGACGCCCGCAGCAATTGCAAAGCTGAGCAATCGATATCGCTATCATATAATTTTGAAAAGTAAAAGAACTCTTGACCCATCTGGAATTTATTTACACAAAGTCGTGAAATCAGCGGAGATAGAATTCTTAAAAAAATTCAGAACGACAAGCGTTAAGCTCTTGATCGATATTGATCCGTTAAGCTTGATTTGA